tgccTGTATTCCGTGCTGGCCggcgttggacggtttgacaggggccAGCCAGTTAGAAGACCACACTAGGTTATGGTGTCTGTTTCGGCAGggttttttacagttggatgcccttcctaacatcagccATTCCGTAGAGTGGACcgagtgcttttcatgtgacaccagcacagacgaggtcagttttggtatgatttttacatgacttttaatataacaaaataaaactatGAACTTTGTTCAACCCATATTGTGCAATTTCCTTGCTAATACTCATGCCTTAAATCATTATACTTTAATCATTACACAATGACTTTAATCATTACACAATGACTGAATTACACTTTGTATTATGCTAATTATTTTGTACAACAAATACAATTTGAGTGGAATAAATTAGCTTGCATGTCCTACATAAGCACTTCAACTCAACTGAAAAATAGGTGTGGTAATAatctttaatattcatttttttcaggTGAAGCAATAAAAATGGTGTTGTCACATTGCAGAGTGAGGTGGTTAGGACGACTTCCCAGTTCACAGCAGTCCAACATTTAAttactgtgtctgtatatatatctctgaATTATGAATAATGAATTTAAATGTCAGACCGAacttaaagtataaatgaatatgaaaGCTGGTTGGGTTATTTAATGCTCAATCATTTCTCCTCCTCCACAGCGACTGTGGTGTCTTCAGCAAAGACATTTAACTCTTAATCAAGCATGGCTTTGATGTGGACATGGAGGTCACTTCATTATCAGGTGGTGTCAGGTTCCATGTCACTGTGTAggaccttgaacaagtgtctttgaTTGTAcagagacctacatcaagtgcctgggggAAGTAGTGCTGCCCCTGGGTCAAAAGGGTGGccactggaagaccctatgtctggcaaaaggactctgtaccatgccacacaagcaggagaacccagtcatggctgtcagacaatttctgcgaccacatcaccccctaacatctggccacctaactcctcagactgcaactcccttgattattatgtgtggggcacagttgagtgagagaccaacaaaaccccttgtaataccaaagatgaactgaaggcagggattgtggcagcattcaccaacttaaacaaggagaccacccagaagtgttgcaggagattccaaagttgtctggaggccatggcTGAAGCCAAgggcaattttattgaaaaaatttactctttagtattttaagatatttttatgtaattttggtaaatatttctgttaaaatgagatgccagtgttattttcatttttgcgtaatttagatgacagtttattcactgcttcctgtaaatacatacatacacacacacacacacgcacacatatatatatatatatatatacacacatatatacgtacataattatttttttttagaattctcTATGAAGAGATAATACTGGTAATTATGTTATGGAACTAATTTGTTACCATATTGTTGTCTTCAGCTGGAAAAGAATCTCATCTCTCACTTAAAAATAATATGCCAAGATAAACGAGAAATTGATTATCTGTACAGTTTATATATTAGGTCATATAATCCttgaagagataaagagagatcaTTTTGTTCTGTGATAGGGCATTAATTAAATGAACAACAGCAATTTAAAATACGAGTAATGTGTGGCGAATGAgagcaaagaagaaaaatagggCAGCATTATACATCACTCACCTTCGGTAGCTGAATAGAATTGATTATCACTGTGGAATTGATGTTGGAGTGTAGACAAGTCAAAGTTATTGTCTGAGTCCACAGAAAAAGGCACATAATTTTGCTCATTTAAGATTCCAATCACATTGGATTCATTGTCATAAGATAAACCATCAAGTTGGAAATCTGTCATGTCCCAAGACAAAAAGTTATCTATTGGTGATTGCAAGTCCCCTATTGAAGAATCTGGAGTTAAACTTCCAGGCCTCTTTGCACAGTGGGACCGCGCTTTCTGTAAAGCAGTGTATGCTTGTTCAGATAGAAGCATCTGTCTCTGTAAGTCCGTTGCTTCAGGATTTTCAGGATTAATTCCTGAACATTTAGATTTTAAATTAGAAAGACCAGACATTAAGTCATCCATCTCATCATTTAAATCTTGTATTTCGTCCTCGATGCCGTGGAATCGCAAAACCTCatctttttcaatttgttttggtACATCGTTAATTATCTCAAATATAGATGAGTCGATGCTGTCACAGCGCTCGAGGACGATTCCATCTCTTTGACCGTCTGGACTGAGACAATCATCTGATGTTATCGATCTGTTGGATTCTGGAGAGACACTTTTACATTCGCGTAACCGTCGCAGCAAGAGCTGTGGAAATTGGTCAAGACTGGCTGAGTGACAGAGCGGCGACAACAAGTCTTTCTCTTCGTCATCCAAACTCCAGTCTCGTCTGGAAGGAGGGCTCAAGCTCTTTGATGAGAATGATAACTCACTAAAGatgctgttgtcattgtcatcatcaggaGACTCTCTAAGGTTATAGTTCAAATAATTCTTTGTACTTCCGGAACTATCGTCCTCTTTGTCAGAATCAACTTctaacaattttgtcttttttattagaGGTTGATAAGGTGAGGAAGGAGAGTCCTCTTCTGATGGTGGAGTCAGCAAAACACTGCTTTCTTTCAAGTTTTTACTAATATTAACCTTGTCATTGTGAGGATTCTTTGGTGATGGGTTGTCTTTATTTGGGGATTTATTTGTACTTCTGGTCTTTTCAGATTGGTCAGTGTCATTTTCAATCACCAGGTTTCGTTCCCGCAGTGACCGTGGGCTGTAATTACCCACCAACGATGATGTGAATGATTGTGGACATGAACTGATGCTGCAGTCATCGTCCTGGGACTGGTGCCCACCACCACTGGCAGCTTCTAACCATCTTTCGTCGGTCAGAAGCAATTTCATGTCGGAATCAACAGTAGAATTTTCAGGTTTGCAGCAGTCTTTTGAAGGAGTAATTGGTCCCAACTTGCGGTGCCTAACTGGGGTCTCTGATATATGTACAGCTTCTTGGTTTGATATTTCTTTACGAGAATCTAAGAGAAAGCTAACTCCCGTGTCGGGAGCGTAGTGAGCAGCTGGTAAGTCATGGCTGGAGTAACCATGACCCATTTCTTCCTTGTGAAAAACACTGTCAACAGATtcctgaaaagagaaaagaaaaaaatacaaatcagTTTTGTCAGAGATTATTTTTGTCTGCAATTCTTATAACCAATCCTTACTGCAAATTTCCTTGGATTTTCTGTCCATTTTAACCATCCATTTGGGCCATTTTACTGTTCTTACAAGTTTTATATTGTCCACATGCCTCTCTCCATAAGGTTAAGTCCTTGTTTGTTGTGTGGGGGCTTGCAGGCTTCAATGACCTTGAGAGCTTTCCCAGCAGAGCACAAGCTCCTGTTTGGAGTCTTCCCCCCACCAATGCCGATAGAGGTGAGACTAATGTGGACCACTTTTTCCCAGGGGTAAAAACAAGTTCGTATAGGGCCAACACTCCTACCTTGTAAAAAGCAAAGTTACGGAAGCATCaaagacaattcaaaaccaacaaaatcTGGAAGGCCATTCTTCAGGGAAACATTAGAGGCAGGATAATGTGGAAGAGTTGAAGACACAGGGATCCGTCTGGAGAGAAGTAGAAAAGACCGTCCAGAGTTAAAAACAATGGAAAGGAAAATTGTCAATGACCTCTGCTCCATAGGTagcaaaagtactggggtcaatgtaattgacttaacctttctcctgaaattgctggccttgtgccaaaatttgaaaccccttattattattattattattacgaaatgcttcgtggtatttcatccgtctttatgttctgagttcaaattctgccaaggtcaactttgcctttcattcttttggggttgatgaaataagtaccagttacgcactggggtcaatgtaatcgactgatccccctcccctccaaatttcaggccttgtgccaatagtagaaaggaatattattatcatcatcatcattattgttattatttttggttGAAATGTGTTTCTATTTTGGCTCATgaaacaataaaacacaaaaagagaCCAGAGCCATAACTTCTAAATGATCAGACGCAATCACTTTTCCCTAGAGAATTTGTGCTGAGTCATTAAATGTGGACAAAAATGCAGATGAAAAAACTTACTTCGACAACAGATAAAGTGAACAATGACAACACGTTTtaattgcacgcacacacacacacgctcagtgtgagtgtgtgtttatatgtgtgtgtgtatatgtatatactctttactcttttctcctttacttgtttcagtcatttgactgcggccatgctggagcactgcctttaatcgagcaaatcgaccccgggacttattctttgtaagcctagtacttattctatcggtctcttttgccgaaccgctaagtgacggggacataaacacaccagcatcggttgtcaagcaatgctagggggacaaacacagacacacaaacatatacacacacacttatatatatatatacacatatatacgacaggcttctttcagtttccgtctaccaaatccactcacaaggcattggtcggcccggggctatagcagaagacacttgcccaagatgccacgcagtgggactgaacccagaaccatgtggttggtcagcaagctacttaccacacagacactcctgcgcctatatatatatatatatatatatatatatatatgcacatacacataaacacacatatatatatgtaagaatatatatgtgtatgtgtatatatatgtgtgtgtgtggtgggggcagACACAGACAGGTaaaccactgggaattgaacctgGCATCTGTGCTTACACAGCTCTGTACGTACAGATAATTTTAGTctcgaatatatatttataaatttgtaaacaaacccgAAGGCTGTGAATTATGGAGAAGTGTGATACACAGGTCCTTTTTAACCCCAAAAGCGCTGGGgtttgcacttacatagcatggactgctgagcccattttatgaaaataagacaacgGTGCACACATGGAAAACaaaagaatagttaaaatatcttcttagtatataatggtggcaaaTTTTACATCATccgaaaagtcattagttgaactattagccCTCTTGCATTCTGGGGGGTATTGGAGCATTTGGGTGACATTAGACCTCAACAAACGACCATCagttaaatgcatctatctgggtCACGATCGTGGCCTGTTGTCCTGTGCCTAATGGCCACAACCGTGGCCTGACATGCTTTACGCgttaactataattatatattatttacaataatcTATGCtccatttaaagtaattaaaccTAAACAATTAACTGACTTGTTTGGGTTTAGTTGCTTTAAATGGAACctatattattgtaaataatatataattatagttttatatatatatgtatgtatatatgtatatacacaatgagcttccatacagtttctgtctcccaaggCATTGGGCAGCCCAACGTTAAGTAGAAGagttgctgaaggtgccacacaatggttttgaactcaaaacttcttaactatacaatAATGcttgtacattgtgtgtgtgtgtatgtgtgtgtagaaagcaTAAAGTCAAGTGTGAGGTGTATAATCTTAACACTAACTTGTTCTCCAAATATCTGACGAGCCACATTAATTGTGTGAGCCTTTGAAACCTTAAGTTGTACGGAGCTGAGTCAAAccgttattaaataatatatgtaattccTACCAAAAGCATTGAGTGCCATTTTCTTCTGTTTGTTCACAAATATTTCTGAACATATTGTATGTTCAGAAAAAAATACACCTACATTTTAACTGGATTGC
The nucleotide sequence above comes from Octopus sinensis linkage group LG24, ASM634580v1, whole genome shotgun sequence. Encoded proteins:
- the LOC115224091 gene encoding uncharacterized protein LOC115224091 yields the protein MAWRLPQIHGVDKLNFQPKFPNISTSFHESSQHKYNLKLPDDKFHTRLLMNCSTSWTAGYGCVQRKKFKGFKVYRRRKKFENGDIVLNNMFPAKTRSLYILSRLLRQLESVDSVFHKEEMGHGYSSHDLPAAHYAPDTGVSFLLDSRKEISNQEAVHISETPVRHRKLGPITPSKDCCKPENSTVDSDMKLLLTDERWLEAASGGGHQSQDDDCSISSCPQSFTSSLVGNYSPRSLRERNLVIENDTDQSEKTRSTNKSPNKDNPSPKNPHNDKVNISKNLKESSVLLTPPSEEDSPSSPYQPLIKKTKLLEVDSDKEDDSSGSTKNYLNYNLRESPDDDNDNSIFSELSFSSKSLSPPSRRDWSLDDEEKDLLSPLCHSASLDQFPQLLLRRLRECKSVSPESNRSITSDDCLSPDGQRDGIVLERCDSIDSSIFEIINDVPKQIEKDEVLRFHGIEDEIQDLNDEMDDLMSGLSNLKSKCSGINPENPEATDLQRQMLLSEQAYTALQKARSHCAKRPGSLTPDSSIGDLQSPIDNFLSWDMTDFQLDGLSYDNESNVIGILNEQNYVPFSVDSDNNFDLSTLQHQFHSDNQFYSATEGTADDTIIINVGPRKNIQEYAKSQWCGETPEAQRYLDAYNQVQQTFECNYIRVMRGDNYCGIRSCIVQVLINGIAMKQEFATAEIVKNLLNQYLEEPEWELKRWSFARRLNFTDVKEMLFSCIDEFYSQHNLALEMDKTEREDWVEDLLNREPIVDIKIMEAAKLLMLLDIIDVYKNQQAEDYPLFVHYIFSRDTSDTPAKLLKNILNAVGDSGGLEQIDMCLLGHALGVKITVPRLYRYGRDDFIHGFPDLPNQNWNEVFLITEDDRHYNIILKDN